In the genome of Rhodoligotrophos defluvii, one region contains:
- the trbF gene encoding conjugal transfer protein TrbF, with amino-acid sequence MFRRATNRYGDTPEPVTPYQKAQQLWDERLGSSRVQARNWRLMALSCLALATGLAAGLLWQSAQSRITPYVVEVDKLGGVQAVAPAVQPYEPTDAQIAYHLARFVQDVRSLSIDPIVVRKNWLEAYDYATDRAAQVLNTFARTNDPFKAVGERSVSVEVTSVVRASDSSFQVKWTEQTWQGGNLSETERWTGILSVVVRQPRDVATLRKNPLGIYVHGLDWSRELNPGETP; translated from the coding sequence ATGTTCCGACGCGCGACCAACCGCTACGGCGACACCCCAGAGCCCGTCACCCCATACCAGAAGGCGCAGCAGCTCTGGGACGAGCGCCTCGGCTCGTCGCGCGTGCAGGCCAGGAACTGGCGGCTCATGGCGCTCTCCTGCCTGGCGCTCGCGACCGGGCTCGCGGCGGGCCTGCTCTGGCAGTCGGCTCAGAGCCGCATCACGCCCTATGTTGTCGAGGTGGACAAGTTGGGCGGCGTGCAGGCGGTTGCGCCGGCCGTTCAGCCCTACGAGCCGACCGACGCCCAGATCGCCTATCACCTCGCACGCTTCGTCCAGGACGTCCGCTCGCTCTCGATCGATCCGATTGTGGTCCGGAAGAACTGGCTTGAGGCCTACGACTATGCGACCGACCGCGCGGCACAGGTCCTCAACACATTCGCCCGGACCAATGACCCGTTCAAGGCCGTCGGCGAGCGCAGCGTCTCGGTCGAGGTGACGAGCGTGGTCCGCGCCTCGGACAGCTCGTTCCAGGTGAAGTGGACGGAGCAGACCTGGCAGGGCGGCAACCTCTCCGAGACCGAGCGCTGGACCGGCATTCTTTCCGTCGTCGTTCGGCAGCCGCGCGATGTGGCGACGCTCCGCAAGAACCCCCTCGGCATCTATGTGCACGGCCTCGACTGGTCGCGCGAGCT